The Xenopus tropicalis strain Nigerian chromosome 7, UCB_Xtro_10.0, whole genome shotgun sequence genome includes a region encoding these proteins:
- the inmt gene encoding indolethylamine N-methyltransferase, protein MDTKFTGKDIYQEEFDPWGYLDTYYNLKSGVLVTDGFLDFALRKLHETFTVHGVKGETLIDIGHGPTIYQDLSACESFKEIIGADYADRSREYFEKTVRNEPGIFDWTSVIQAVCDLEGKGTTVEEKREKLKKTVKKSIKCDVTKSNPVAPLVLPKVDCVMSLGCLECASKDLDSYRNVLKNISPLLKVGGYLILSEILNCTSYLSGGKRFSCLSLNEEFMRSAITDTGFAIIDLEVIPRKYDKEQYNICNHDSSLFVLARKLRDI, encoded by the exons ATGGATACTAAATTCACAGGCAAAGACATTTATCAGGAGGAATTTGATCCTTGGGGTTATTTGGATACATACTATAACCTAAAATCAGGCGTTTTGGTGACAGACGGCTTTCTGGATTTCGCTTTGAGAAAGCTTCATGAAACATTCACCGTGC ATGGAGTGAAGGGGGAAACACTTATTGACATTGGCCATGGACCAACAATTTATCAGGACCTTTCTGCATGTGAATCATTCAAAGAGATCATTGGTGCTGACTATGCTGACCGTAGCCGCGAGTACTTTGAAAAAACTGTGAGAAATGAACCAGGAATATTTGACTGGACAAGTGTTATACAAGCAGTCTGTGACCTGGAGGGAAAGGG aACAACAGTTGAAGAGAAGAGAGAAAAACTGAAAAAGACAGTAAAAAAGTCTATTAAATGTGATGTAACTAAAAGCAATCCTGTGGCACCTCTGGTGCTGCCCAAAGTTGACTGTGTAATGAGCCTTGGGTGCCTGGAATGTGCCAGTAAAGATTTGGATAGTTACCGCAATGTACTCAAAAACATTTCGCCTTTGCTAAAAGTGGGGGGGTATTTAATCCTTTCTGAGATTCTTAACTGTACTTCCTACTTGTCAGGAGGCAAAAGGTTTTCTTGCTTATCCTTAAATGAGGAATTTATGAGAAGTGCTATAACTGACACTGGCTTTGCTATAATAGATCTGGAGGTTATACCGAGAAAGTATGACAAAGAGCAGTACAATATCTGTAATCATGACTCAAGCTTGTTTGTTCTTGCACGCAAACTGAGGGATATTTAG
- the nnmt gene encoding indolethylamine N-methyltransferase, producing the protein METGFTGKDVYEEEFDPWSYLQTHYNPKSGILVKEGFLTFTLKKFHETFTVHGVKGKTLIDVGHGPTIYQDLSACESFEEIIGADYTDRNREYYEKTLRNEPGIFDWTSVIQAVCDLEGKGTTVEEKREKLKKTVKKTIKCDVTRSNPVAPLVLPKADCVMAILCLEGACKDLDSYCNALNNISSLLKVGGHLIIVEVLNCTTYLFGGKRFSCLTLNGEFMRSAITNTGYAIIDLEVFPRKYDEEQYKISDHDSTIFILARKLRDI; encoded by the exons ATGGAAACAGGATTCACAGGCAAAGATGTTTATGAAGAGGAATTTGATCCTTGGAGTTATTTACAAACACACTATAACCCCAAATCAGGAATTCTGGTAAAGGAAGGCTTCCTGACCTTCACTTTGAAAAAATTTCATGAGACATTTACTGTGC ATGGAGTAAAGGGGAAAACACTTATTGACGTTGGCCATGGACCAACAATTTATCAGGACCTTTCTGCGTGTGAATCATTTGAAGAGATCATTGGTGCTGACTACACTGACCGTAACCGTGAGTACTATGAAAAAACCCTGAGAAATGAACCAGGAATCTTTGACTGGACAAGTGTTATACAAGCAGTCTGTGACCTGGAGGGAAAGGG TACCACAGTGGAAGAGAAGAGAGAAAAACTGAAAAAGACAGTGAAAAAGACTATTAAATGTGATGTAACTAGAAGCAATCCTGTGGCACCTTTGGTGTTGCCCAAAGCTGACTGTGTAATGGCTATTTTGTGTCTGGAAGGTGCCTGTAAAGATCTGGATAGTTATTGTAATGCCCTTAATAACATTTCATCTTTGCTAAAAGTGGGAGGACATTTAATTATTGTTGAGGTTCTTAACTGTACCACTTACTTGTTTGGAGGCAAAAGGTTTTCTTGCTTAACCTTAAATGGGGAATTTATGAGAAGTGCTATAACTAATACCGGTTATGCTATAATAGACCTGGAGGTTTTTCCCAGAAAGTATGATGAAGAGCAGTACAAAATCAGTGATCATGACTCAACCATATTTATTCTTGCACGCAAACTGAGGGATATTTAG